ATATTATGCTACGGCTCATGTTGTGGCTATTCCCTTTGCTGGAGGAGTGTTCGTAGTGCACCATTTAGTTGTATTTAGTTTTTATTGTAGTGCCGCAAGGTCTGTCCAATTCTATTATTTATCAATACTTTTTCTTGCACCGTTGGCATGTCACATGGCAAcagattgatgtgatccatcAAAAGTTAATAATGGAAAGCACCAACCTTCCGAGTTAAAGTAGTCGGACCATGGCAtcgttgaagaaaagaaaaactttTCTAAAACAAAATTCCTTGGTTttcgaaaacaaaagaaaagatttaCCTAAAATGTTTTACGATTAATCTGGCGTTCGTCAACAACTTCCTTTAATTCCTATAATTAACCCCAAAGCTTCTACAAATTAATCTAAAAACAACCTTGCCTAATCCAAAAATTGGCAAAGGATCCAAGAGTTACCTTTCATAATTTGCTTTCCCCTGATGCAGATCTCACCAGGCTGGTTCCGAGGCAGTGATAGTCCAGTCTCAGGGTCCACTATCTTGAGCTCAGCGTTCCTCACAACGGTGCCACATGATCCTGATTTCACATCAAACGGCTCCCTTGCGAATGCTAGACACATGGAGAGAACTGGCCCAGCTTCGGTCATTCCATAGCCCTGGGAGATTTTTTAGTCAAATACTCCATGTTTAGTTACCAACCATTTTCGCATTAAATGAATGTTTTAAGTGTCTGCCCTGTCCTGTAGCTTTCCGAGACAAATTTGTCGTAATAAGTAGATGACCAGAGGGACAAATGAAAGCAACGAGACGATAGAGATTGATAAGCATTCGAGCTTGGAATTGAAAGAGCAAGTGTTTTGAACAATATTTTACTCATAAAAGATCTACCATATCGATGTTTGACCTAGttcaagtatttaaaaattaatagatCTAAGTGGCCATAATCCCATCATTTCggtgaaaagaaaaggaaaaaagaaaaaatctctttCAAGACATGCTTCTTAAATTTGACACACTGCTGGACCCCCACCTGTCCTTACCCTCAAGAAAAGACATCAAAATATCCTTTCATGTACGTATATGCAGATGTGGGGAATGCGTCGTCTTGGCATATAATGAAATTAGTAAAGATAAAATGGATGCGTAGCAATGTGAATGAGTGGTAAAGGTGTGATTGAattatgtgtttttttttttttgagatgataCTTTTGGGGATATATGTTGTCTCAGTGCATAGTCTTATCATGTGAAAgatcatttttatatttgaaatttATGCCTGTATTTGAACCAGGACAatcaaattataataaaataatattactaTTTCACTAAAATACATTTTTCGAAATTTAAAATGTAGGTATGtcttaggatttttatttctttataatttttttatcaaattttattttattattattattttattaaaatagttaTTGATTGGATCAGATCCATCGTTGGGCTCATAGATCCGTCCAAATTCAAAGTAACATGCACGCCACGCAATAGATGCGCGTCTGTACATGTTACTTTACGGTTGGACCTGTCACCAGCTCAGCGGTGGGCATAGTTCAACTAAAAATTATATGTTTTAATGGTCCCACTAGTATTGCTCGCTAGCATGACATGATGGAAGATGTGCTGTTCAGCTAGATTCCACCATGCTCCGAACGGCCGATTATTGATTGGTGGGACCCACCAAATTACTGCGTGATTAAATTAGACAAAAATAGCTGGGGGTGGTCCTCCAGTGGATCCGAGATCGTGGGCATGATTTAATCATACTTATATTAACATAATCAGCAATATCGTGATTTGTAAGacataattaaattactgattggTTTAAAATGTCGACCCCGGTTTAATGTCTGAGTTCACAGGGAACGATTCGATCTAAGTCACGATCGATCTACGAAGCACCGCaccaattatattttaaaaattaggaACCACTAATTGTTTAATTAAACGCAGGATGAAATTAACCCATGGTCAAACTAAATCGTCAACTGTAAATTTAAAGGAGAACGACACCAAGGCTCCATACCTGCCCGAGCTTGGCGTTCGGTATCTTGGCCATGAGCTTGTCCTGCAGCTCCTTCCCCATGGGCGCCGCCCCGGACATCACCGTCCGGATCGAGGACAGATCGTAGCGGTCCACCGCCGGGCTCTTCACCATTTCCACCACTATCGGTGGCACGAACGGCGCAATCGTCACCTTGTACCTCTCCACCAGCTCCATCATCACCGCCACGTCGAACCTCCTCATTATCAGCAGCGCCGCCCCCGCCCTCAGCCCGCACAGCAGTATGGAGTTCAAGGAGTATATGTGGAAGAGCGGCAGCACGCAGAGAACGACGTCTTCTTCATGGAAGTAGAGATTGGGGTTGTCGCCGTCCACCTGCTGGGCCACGCTGGTCACCAGACCTCGGTGTGTGAGCATGACTCCTTTGGGGAGCCCGGTGGTGCCGGAGGAGTAGGGGAGGGCCACCACGGCGTCGGGGTCGATCTCCACCTCCGGCGCCCCCGCCTCGTCGGCGGAGAGAACGTCGGAGAAGGGGATGCAGCCATCGGGGAGGGGGCCGTCGACGCAGATGATGGGAATATTGAGGTCGACGACCTTGGGGACGTGGCAGGACTCGGTGAGGACGACGCGGGAGGC
Above is a genomic segment from Elaeis guineensis isolate ETL-2024a chromosome 1, EG11, whole genome shotgun sequence containing:
- the LOC105039619 gene encoding 4-coumarate-CoA ligase 1, with the translated sequence MGPYPPTEATIFRSKLPDIEIPDHLPLHAYCFQHLAAHRDRPCLIDSASGKTLTYADVDLLSRRAAAGLHGLGLRRGEVLMLLLPNCQAFALAFLAASRLGAIVTTANPFHTKAEVAKQAAASASRVVLTESCHVPKVVDLNIPIICVDGPLPDGCIPFSDVLSADEAGAPEVEIDPDAVVALPYSSGTTGLPKGVMLTHRGLVTSVAQQVDGDNPNLYFHEEDVVLCVLPLFHIYSLNSILLCGLRAGAALLIMRRFDVAVMMELVERYKVTIAPFVPPIVVEMVKSPAVDRYDLSSIRTVMSGAAPMGKELQDKLMAKIPNAKLGQGYGMTEAGPVLSMCLAFAREPFDVKSGSCGTVVRNAELKIVDPETGLSLPRNQPGEICIRGKQIMKGYLNDPEATERTIDRECWLHTGDIGYVDDDDEIFIVDRLKELIKYKGFQVAPAELEAMLIAHPNIADAAVVSMKDDLCGELPVAFVVRSSGSEITEDEIKQYISKQVVFYKRIHRVFFVEAIPKAASGKILRKDLRAKLAAGDPHP